The Spiroplasma culicicola AES-1 genomic sequence TATAAAATAAATATATTCTTGATCTCGATAAAAAATCTCTTTATCTGGAATTCATTCTCTAACATAATCATCCAAAACATTTTCTATTTGAATAATCATTGAATGATTATTTGTTCTCAATATTTTACTATTCATATTTTAAAGTTCCTTTCAGTTTTTTGTAAATTAAAAGAAGCAAAATAATTTTGCTCCCATTATAGTTATCGTCATAAAAAAATAAAATTTAACATTTAATTTCAATTAGTTGTAAGTTTTAAAAAAATAAAAATCACTATTTAATTAAATAGTGATTTTTGATTAACTTTTTAAGAAGTTTAAAACATCTTTAAAAACAAGTTCTTTGTCTCTATCAAAAACAATTTCATGTCTTAAATCTTTATAAAAAATCATTTCTGTTTTAATCTTTTGCTTATCAAAAGATTTTTTAGTTTTCTTAACACCTTTTTTAAAAGCTCCTACTGGATCATCTTCTCCACTAATCAATAAAACTGGAATATCTTTGGGTACATGCTTCATGTTTTTGCGTTTTTGATTATAAACAATTCCTAAAAACATATCTAAAAAAGCAGTTGAAGTAAACATAAAACCACAAGTTAAATCTTTTGAAAATTTAATGCGATTTTCCTCATCAATACTTAATCATTCATTTCCAGTTGAATTATGTGAAATTCACTTTTTATTAAATGATTTATAACTTAAAGATCAAATAAAATCATCTCTAAAGTATTGACCATATTTTTTCTTACGTTTACGTGCAAATCAAATTGCATATTTCATTAAGAATGGATTATATCAAGCAGTTCCAGATAAAATTGCCTTATTTATAGTTGAACCATATTTTATTAAATAAGTTCTTACCATAAAGCTTCCCATTGAATGTCCCATCATTGTTATTTTTAAGTCACCATAATTTTGATGAATATAATCATTGATGACTTTTAAATCATCAATTAAAATATTTCACCCATCATTTGGAGCAAAAAACCCCAACATAGTGTTTTGAAGTTGAGCGGTTTTTCCATGACCTCTATGATCTGATGCAACAACTATATAATCGTTGCTATTTAAATATTCAATAAATTCAGTATAACGTTGTGAATGTTCACAACTTCCATGAACTAATTGAACAACACCAATTGGATTTTTGACATCATCATAAACAAAAACAGCTAAATCTAAATTGTCTTGTCCTTTTAAAGTAATTTCTTTCATAAAATTTTACCTTCCTATTCAAATATCAAAATAATAATTAAATTATTAATATAATTTTACACTTATTTTATGTTTCAAACAAAAAAACAAAAAAATAAATACCCTTATAGTATTTATTTAAAATCTGCAACTAACTCTTGTATTTTT encodes the following:
- a CDS encoding alpha/beta fold hydrolase; its protein translation is MKEITLKGQDNLDLAVFVYDDVKNPIGVVQLVHGSCEHSQRYTEFIEYLNSNDYIVVASDHRGHGKTAQLQNTMLGFFAPNDGWNILIDDLKVINDYIHQNYGDLKITMMGHSMGSFMVRTYLIKYGSTINKAILSGTAWYNPFLMKYAIWFARKRKKKYGQYFRDDFIWSLSYKSFNKKWISHNSTGNEWLSIDEENRIKFSKDLTCGFMFTSTAFLDMFLGIVYNQKRKNMKHVPKDIPVLLISGEDDPVGAFKKGVKKTKKSFDKQKIKTEMIFYKDLRHEIVFDRDKELVFKDVLNFLKS